The Winogradskyella schleiferi genome has a window encoding:
- a CDS encoding ATP-dependent zinc protease family protein, with the protein MTKKILGRVDKVNFPDLQLNNIDVKIDTGAYTSAIHCSNIRVEDGKLYCVFESKGHPNFKSDEVVFDTYTHTDVKSSNGHKENRYKIKTTVVFFGKTYKINLTLSTRDDMKFPVLIGRQFLKLKFLVDVDLENQSFKQTITK; encoded by the coding sequence ATGACAAAAAAAATCTTGGGACGTGTTGATAAAGTCAATTTTCCCGATTTACAACTTAACAATATCGACGTTAAAATCGATACAGGTGCTTATACTTCAGCTATACATTGTTCAAATATTAGAGTTGAAGACGGTAAGCTCTATTGTGTTTTTGAGAGCAAAGGGCATCCTAATTTTAAAAGTGACGAAGTGGTTTTTGACACTTATACCCATACCGATGTAAAAAGCAGTAATGGGCATAAGGAAAACCGCTATAAAATTAAAACAACCGTTGTATTCTTTGGAAAAACGTATAAGATTAACTTAACTTTAAGCACTAGGGACGACATGAAGTTCCCAGTATTGATCGGTCGCCAATTCTTAAAATTGAAATTTTTGGTCGATGTCGATTTAGAAAATCAATCCTTTAAACAAACCATAACTAAATGA
- a CDS encoding 5-formyltetrahydrofolate cyclo-ligase yields MTKKALRYKYKALRQQLSENEVDDYSIEIANQLLTLGIWNHSFYHIFLTIEEQKEINTDFILNILAGKDKHIVISKSNFKDYSMTHFLLTDSTVIKKNRYNIPEPVEGIEINPSQLEVVFIPLLAFDKIGHRVGYGKGFYDRFLANCKPETLKIGLSFFEPEDSIFEASENDIKLDYGVTPNQVFEF; encoded by the coding sequence GTGACAAAGAAAGCATTAAGATATAAGTATAAAGCATTAAGACAGCAACTGTCAGAAAACGAAGTTGACGATTACAGTATCGAAATTGCGAATCAATTGTTAACCTTAGGCATTTGGAACCATTCCTTTTATCATATTTTTTTAACGATTGAAGAACAAAAGGAAATCAACACGGATTTTATCCTCAATATTTTAGCAGGAAAAGACAAACACATCGTTATTTCCAAAAGTAATTTTAAAGATTATAGTATGACACATTTTCTGTTAACAGATAGTACGGTCATCAAAAAAAATAGATATAACATTCCCGAACCTGTTGAGGGTATAGAAATTAATCCATCACAGTTAGAAGTGGTTTTTATTCCCCTTTTAGCTTTCGATAAAATAGGTCATAGAGTAGGCTACGGCAAAGGTTTTTACGATCGCTTTTTAGCCAATTGCAAACCTGAAACTTTAAAAATAGGCTTATCTTTTTTTGAACCTGAGGATAGCATTTTTGAAGCTTCAGAAAATGATATTAAGTTGGATTATGGTGTGACTCCGAATCAAGTATTTGAGTTTTAG
- the ileS gene encoding isoleucine--tRNA ligase — translation MSTKFPEYKGLNLPKVANEIGSYWEANNIFDKSVTTREGKPSFVFFEGPPSANGLPGVHHVLARAIKDIFPRYKTMKGFQVKRKAGWDTHGLPVELGVEKELGITKEDIGKKISVEDYNEACKKAVMRYTDIWNDLTQKMGYWVDMDDPYITYKSKYMESVWWLLKQIYDKNLIYKGYTIQPYSPKAGTGLSSHELNQPGTYQDVTDTTVVAQFKSLLFPKGETKNAISRAFSFTSELEVLPFGKDLGWAFFLAWTTTPWTLPSNTALTVGPKIDYVLVATYNQYTFENMYVVLAKNLVSKQFDGKFKAVESKDEILNYKKGDKKIPFLIIGDCKGKDLVDITYEQLLPYALPNDNPENAFRVISGDFVTIEDGTGIVHTAPTFGADDALVAKQATPEVPPLLVKDNTGNLVPLVDLQGRFRPELEDDIYGFAGEYVKSEYLNDDEFEVELNKQQENLKSVISNLKTYLSVDERLALKLKNENKAFKVEKYKHSYPNCWRTDKPILYYPLDSWFIKITDVKGRMHELNTTINWKPKSTGEGRFGNWLANANDWNLSRSRFWGIPLPIWRTEDGKEQLCIGSIAELKTEMAKSVKAGKMSKDIFAEFEVGNMSEDNYETVDLHKNVVDKIILVSESGKPMKRESDLIDVWFDSGSMPYAQWHYPFENKNLIDEKEAFPADFIAEGVDQTRGWFYTLHAIGTMVFDSVAYKNVVSNGLVLDKNGQKMSKRLGNAVDPFETLSKYGADATRWYMISNANPWDNLKFDSEGIAEVSRKFFGTLYNTYSFFTLYTNIDGFSYSEADIPLEERPEIDRWILSELNTLIQKVDDYYADYEPTKAARVISDFTQDYLSNWYVRLSRRRFWKGDYQTDKISAYQTLYTCMETIAKLGAPIAPFFMDRLYLDLNAVTKKENFESVHLADFPKVDKSAIDKVLERKMENAQTISSLVLSLRAKEKIKVRQPLQKIMIPVDNKQQKEEIEAVSDLIKHEVNIKEIELLEDASDILVKQIKPNFKALGPRFGKDMKLIANAIMNFNANDIKNIEQNSSLNIEINGKTITLGLEDVEITSQDIEGWLVANEGALTVALDVTINEDLRKEGIARELVNRIQNLRKDSGFEVTDRIDVQLQKDDQIVGAIASNEAYIKSETLTEKLEIKDAIDNGIEIVFDDVNTKLFIQKN, via the coding sequence ATGAGTACAAAGTTCCCTGAATACAAAGGACTTAACTTACCAAAAGTCGCCAATGAAATCGGCAGCTATTGGGAAGCTAATAATATCTTCGATAAAAGTGTCACTACGAGAGAAGGCAAACCATCTTTTGTCTTTTTTGAAGGACCACCTTCAGCAAATGGTTTACCAGGAGTACACCATGTTTTAGCACGTGCGATTAAAGATATTTTTCCACGTTACAAGACCATGAAAGGGTTTCAGGTGAAACGTAAAGCCGGTTGGGATACACACGGTTTACCAGTGGAACTTGGTGTAGAAAAGGAACTCGGAATTACTAAAGAAGATATTGGTAAAAAAATCTCAGTAGAAGACTATAACGAAGCCTGTAAAAAAGCTGTGATGCGTTATACCGATATCTGGAACGACCTCACACAAAAAATGGGCTATTGGGTAGACATGGACGATCCGTACATTACCTATAAATCCAAATACATGGAATCTGTATGGTGGTTGCTTAAACAGATTTATGACAAAAATTTAATATACAAAGGTTATACTATTCAGCCCTATTCGCCGAAAGCAGGAACGGGTTTAAGTTCACATGAACTAAATCAACCTGGAACGTATCAAGATGTAACTGATACTACTGTGGTGGCACAGTTTAAAAGCCTCTTATTCCCCAAAGGGGAAACTAAAAACGCAATAAGCAGGGCATTTAGTTTTACGTCCGAGTTAGAGGTCCTTCCCTTTGGGAAGGATTTAGGATGGGCTTTCTTTTTGGCTTGGACGACGACTCCTTGGACATTGCCGAGTAACACAGCTTTGACGGTTGGACCAAAGATTGACTATGTTTTAGTGGCAACCTACAATCAATATACATTTGAAAACATGTATGTTGTTTTGGCTAAAAATTTAGTTTCAAAGCAGTTTGACGGGAAGTTTAAAGCGGTTGAATCAAAAGATGAAATTTTAAATTATAAAAAAGGTGATAAAAAGATTCCATTTTTAATTATTGGCGACTGTAAAGGAAAAGATTTAGTAGACATCACCTACGAACAATTACTACCATATGCATTACCTAACGACAACCCTGAAAATGCATTCCGGGTCATCTCTGGTGATTTCGTAACGATAGAAGATGGAACGGGAATCGTACACACCGCACCAACTTTTGGAGCAGATGATGCCTTGGTAGCCAAACAAGCCACACCAGAAGTACCACCTCTTTTAGTAAAAGATAACACTGGAAATTTAGTGCCATTGGTAGATTTACAAGGGCGTTTTAGACCAGAATTGGAGGACGATATTTACGGTTTTGCAGGTGAATACGTAAAATCCGAATACTTAAATGATGACGAATTTGAAGTTGAACTAAACAAACAACAAGAGAACCTGAAAAGTGTGATCTCTAACTTAAAAACCTACCTAAGTGTTGATGAACGTTTAGCACTCAAATTAAAAAATGAAAACAAAGCTTTTAAGGTTGAAAAATACAAGCACAGTTATCCAAATTGCTGGAGAACCGATAAGCCAATTTTATATTACCCTTTAGATTCATGGTTCATTAAAATCACCGATGTAAAAGGGAGAATGCATGAGCTAAATACGACTATTAACTGGAAACCAAAATCAACTGGCGAAGGGCGTTTTGGAAATTGGCTAGCAAACGCCAACGATTGGAATTTATCACGATCCCGTTTTTGGGGCATTCCATTACCAATCTGGAGAACAGAGGATGGAAAAGAACAACTATGTATCGGTTCTATTGCCGAATTAAAAACAGAAATGGCAAAGTCTGTTAAAGCAGGCAAAATGTCTAAAGATATTTTTGCTGAGTTTGAAGTGGGCAACATGTCTGAAGACAACTACGAAACGGTGGATTTGCATAAAAATGTCGTTGATAAAATTATTTTGGTTTCAGAATCAGGAAAACCTATGAAACGCGAAAGTGATTTAATCGATGTTTGGTTCGATTCTGGTTCCATGCCTTATGCACAATGGCATTATCCATTCGAAAACAAGAATCTGATTGATGAAAAAGAGGCTTTTCCAGCCGATTTTATCGCAGAAGGTGTTGACCAAACCAGAGGTTGGTTTTATACCCTTCACGCTATTGGGACTATGGTTTTTGATTCAGTCGCTTATAAAAACGTGGTATCAAACGGACTGGTTTTAGATAAGAATGGTCAAAAAATGTCCAAACGTTTAGGCAATGCGGTGGACCCTTTTGAAACCTTATCGAAATACGGAGCAGATGCCACACGCTGGTATATGATAAGCAATGCGAATCCATGGGACAATTTAAAGTTTGATAGCGAAGGCATTGCTGAGGTCAGTCGTAAGTTTTTTGGTACGCTTTATAACACCTATTCATTTTTCACGCTTTATACCAATATTGATGGTTTCAGTTATAGTGAAGCCGATATTCCATTAGAAGAACGACCGGAAATTGACCGTTGGATTTTATCTGAATTAAACACCTTAATTCAAAAAGTGGATGATTATTATGCGGACTATGAACCAACAAAAGCAGCACGTGTCATTTCAGACTTTACACAAGATTATTTAAGTAACTGGTACGTGCGTTTAAGCAGGAGACGTTTCTGGAAAGGCGATTACCAAACCGATAAAATTTCAGCCTACCAAACACTTTACACGTGTATGGAAACCATTGCCAAGTTAGGCGCACCAATTGCACCTTTCTTTATGGACCGCTTGTATTTAGATTTGAATGCCGTCACTAAAAAAGAGAATTTTGAAAGTGTACATTTAGCAGATTTTCCAAAAGTAGATAAAAGTGCCATTGATAAAGTATTGGAACGAAAAATGGAAAATGCGCAAACAATATCTTCATTGGTTTTATCGTTGAGAGCTAAGGAAAAGATTAAAGTGCGCCAACCCTTGCAAAAAATCATGATTCCTGTTGATAATAAACAACAAAAGGAAGAAATTGAAGCGGTTTCAGATTTAATTAAACATGAAGTCAATATTAAAGAGATTGAACTTTTAGAAGATGCTTCAGACATATTAGTGAAACAAATAAAACCTAATTTCAAAGCATTGGGCCCACGTTTTGGGAAAGATATGAAGCTGATTGCCAATGCGATAATGAACTTTAACGCCAATGATATAAAAAATATTGAGCAAAATAGTAGTTTAAACATTGAAATTAACGGAAAAACCATTACATTAGGATTGGAAGATGTTGAGATTACGTCTCAAGATATTGAGGGTTGGCTTGTAGCGAATGAAGGCGCTTTAACCGTAGCTTTAGACGTTACCATCAACGAGGATTTACGTAAGGAAGGGATTGCAAGAGAGCTTGTAAATCGTATTCAAAACTTACGAAAAGATTCAGGATTTGAAGTGACGGACAGAATTGATGTTCAACTTCAAAAAGATGACCAAATTGTGGGTGCGATTGCTTCAAATGAAGCGTATATTAAATCTGAAACCTTAACCGAAAAATTAGAAATTAAAGATGCAATAGACAATGGTATAGAAATTGTATTCGATGATGTGAATACCAAATTATTTATTCAAAAAAATTAA
- a CDS encoding TraR/DksA family transcriptional regulator: MATETNNRYSDKDLEEFKTLVQEKIKKAEHDLELIRSAYMNDHDNGTEDTAPTFKAFDEGSAVMSKESNSALAIRQEKFIRDLKNALIRIENKTYGICRVTGKLIAKERLKLVPHATLSIEAKNMQ, translated from the coding sequence ATGGCTACTGAAACCAACAACCGATACTCTGATAAAGATTTAGAAGAATTTAAAACTTTAGTACAAGAAAAAATTAAAAAAGCTGAACATGATTTAGAGCTTATTAGAAGTGCGTATATGAACGACCATGACAATGGCACCGAAGATACAGCACCAACGTTTAAGGCCTTTGATGAAGGCAGTGCTGTTATGAGCAAAGAGTCTAATTCAGCATTGGCTATTCGTCAGGAAAAGTTTATCCGCGACCTAAAAAACGCATTGATACGCATTGAAAATAAAACCTATGGTATTTGCCGTGTCACGGGGAAATTAATTGCTAAGGAACGCCTAAAATTAGTACCACATGCGACGTTGAGCATTGAAGCTAAGAATATGCAGTAA
- a CDS encoding lipoprotein signal peptidase, with amino-acid sequence MSLKKAAILIIIILLIDQISKIYIKTHFQLGEDVTVFSWFHIAFIENDGMAWGTKLSDFTTLISDRSAKLILTLFRIIAVTGIAFWLLDVTKKKKSKTLIFAISIIFAGALGNIIDSVFYGMLFSDSQMQVAIFLPEDGGYESVFHGNVVDMLHFPIWQGALPEWLPFFGGKYFSFFDPVFNVADMAISTGIGILIVFNKKAFQESSKTQILDSESHHNPT; translated from the coding sequence ATGTCCCTAAAAAAAGCAGCTATACTCATCATCATAATCCTACTGATAGATCAAATCAGTAAAATTTACATTAAAACCCATTTTCAATTAGGCGAAGATGTTACCGTATTTTCTTGGTTCCATATTGCATTTATTGAGAACGATGGCATGGCTTGGGGAACAAAACTGAGCGATTTTACAACGTTAATTTCCGATCGTTCTGCGAAACTTATTCTAACTTTATTCAGAATTATCGCCGTTACAGGTATTGCGTTTTGGCTTTTGGATGTTACAAAAAAGAAGAAATCGAAAACCCTCATTTTTGCCATTTCCATAATTTTCGCTGGTGCCTTGGGAAATATAATAGACTCTGTTTTTTATGGTATGTTGTTTAGTGATAGTCAAATGCAGGTCGCTATATTTTTACCTGAAGATGGTGGCTATGAAAGCGTATTTCATGGCAATGTTGTAGATATGCTGCACTTTCCGATTTGGCAAGGCGCACTACCAGAATGGTTACCCTTTTTTGGCGGCAAGTACTTTTCGTTTTTTGACCCTGTTTTTAATGTGGCTGATATGGCCATTAGTACAGGCATCGGAATTTTGATTGTGTTTAATAAAAAGGCTTTTCAAGAATCCTCTAAAACTCAAATACTTGATTCGGAGTCACACCATAATCCAACTTAA
- the uvrC gene encoding excinuclease ABC subunit UvrC yields the protein MPESTLEIQIKTLPHQPGVYQYFDADERLIYVGKAKDIKKRVSSYFTKHHDYGKTRVLVKNIASVKHIVVETENDALLLENNLIKKYKPKYNVLLKDDKSYPWICIKKERFPRVFPTRRVIKDGSEYFGPYTSMKTVKTLLGLIKGLYQLRTCNYDLSEAKIEAGKYKVCLEYHLGNCKGPCEGYETEEEYHSNITAIREILKGNFKDSLQQFKIQMRHHAEAMQFEDAQKIKEKLEVLENYQAKSTIVNPKISNVDVFSIVSDETYAYINFLQLSYGSIIRSHTLELKKKLQETDTELLELAITEIRQRFNSTSKEIYVPFKVNLGDDIKVTIPKLGDKKSILDLSTRNAKYFRMDKLKQIKIVDPDRHANRIMAQMKTDLRLSEEPRHIECFDNSNIQGTNPVAACVVFKNGKPSKKDYRHFNIKTVEGADDFASMEEVVYRRYKRLKEEDEPLPQLIIIDGGKGQLSSALKSLDILGLRGKIAIIGIAKRLEELFYPDDPIPLYLDKKSETLKIIQQLRNEAHRFGIEHHRNKRSKSALTTELENIPGVGEQTIVDLMKQFKTVKRIANAKLDELEAVIGVSRANKVYNYYHKE from the coding sequence ATGCCAGAATCGACTTTAGAAATTCAAATAAAAACCTTGCCACACCAACCAGGTGTTTATCAATATTTTGATGCAGATGAGCGTTTAATCTATGTTGGCAAAGCTAAAGATATAAAAAAACGGGTTAGCAGTTATTTCACCAAGCATCACGATTATGGTAAAACACGGGTATTGGTAAAAAATATTGCATCGGTAAAACATATTGTCGTCGAAACCGAAAATGATGCTTTATTACTTGAGAATAATCTCATTAAAAAATACAAGCCCAAATACAATGTTTTATTAAAAGATGATAAATCCTATCCTTGGATTTGCATTAAAAAGGAACGTTTTCCAAGAGTATTCCCAACACGACGTGTTATTAAAGATGGCTCAGAGTATTTTGGGCCATACACTAGTATGAAAACCGTAAAAACACTTTTAGGTTTAATAAAAGGCTTATATCAACTACGGACTTGTAATTACGATCTGTCTGAAGCTAAAATTGAAGCGGGAAAATATAAAGTCTGTCTGGAATATCACTTAGGAAATTGCAAAGGCCCTTGTGAAGGTTATGAAACCGAAGAAGAATATCATAGTAACATTACTGCGATTAGGGAAATCCTAAAAGGTAATTTTAAGGATTCCTTACAGCAATTCAAAATTCAAATGAGGCATCACGCAGAAGCGATGCAATTTGAAGATGCCCAAAAAATAAAGGAAAAACTTGAAGTTTTAGAAAATTACCAAGCCAAGTCCACCATTGTTAATCCTAAAATAAGCAATGTCGATGTGTTTTCTATTGTGAGTGATGAAACCTATGCCTATATCAATTTTCTACAGTTAAGTTATGGTTCGATAATTAGGTCTCACACCCTAGAATTAAAAAAGAAATTACAAGAAACAGATACCGAATTATTAGAATTGGCCATTACGGAAATCCGGCAACGCTTTAATTCAACTTCAAAAGAAATCTATGTGCCTTTTAAAGTAAATTTGGGAGATGATATAAAAGTAACCATACCGAAACTTGGCGATAAAAAAAGTATCCTAGATTTATCCACCAGAAATGCCAAGTATTTTAGAATGGATAAGCTAAAACAGATAAAAATTGTAGATCCAGATCGCCATGCCAATAGAATTATGGCACAGATGAAAACCGATCTGCGTTTGTCTGAAGAACCAAGGCATATCGAATGTTTCGATAATTCCAATATTCAAGGGACAAATCCTGTGGCTGCTTGTGTGGTGTTTAAAAATGGAAAGCCAAGCAAAAAAGATTACCGTCATTTTAATATTAAAACCGTTGAAGGCGCAGACGATTTCGCGTCTATGGAAGAAGTGGTTTATAGACGTTACAAACGCTTAAAGGAAGAAGACGAACCTTTACCACAACTTATCATCATCGATGGAGGAAAAGGGCAACTATCTTCAGCACTAAAAAGTTTGGATATCTTAGGATTACGAGGAAAAATTGCAATCATCGGAATTGCGAAGCGTTTAGAAGAATTATTTTATCCAGATGATCCAATTCCTTTATATTTAGATAAAAAAAGCGAAACCCTTAAAATTATTCAGCAATTACGAAACGAAGCCCATCGCTTTGGTATCGAACATCATAGGAACAAACGAAGCAAAAGTGCGTTGACTACTGAGCTGGAAAACATTCCTGGTGTTGGAGAACAAACCATAGTAGATTTAATGAAACAATTCAAGACGGTAAAGCGCATTGCTAATGCCAAGTTAGATGAACTTGAAGCCGTTATTGGTGTTTCTAGGGCAAACAAAGTATATAACTATTATCATAAAGAATAA
- the rimK gene encoding 30S ribosomal protein S6--L-glutamate ligase, which translates to MNIVILSRNPELYSTRRLVEEGENRGHSVEIIDPLKCDIIIEKEKPTIYYKDRYLDYVDAVIPRIGASITFYGCAVVRQFEEMGVFTIAPSDAITRSRDKLRSLQRLSKAGIGMPKTVFTNYSRDVEEVIEYVGGTPVIIKLLEGTQGLGVVLAETKNAAESVLEAFNGLQARVIVQEFIKEAKGADLRALVVDGQVVGAMKRQGKEGEFRSNLHRGGSANIIKLDHDELKLAMKAAKVLKLPVCGVDMLQSSRGPLLLEVNSTPGLEGIENATQKNIARAIITFIERSKN; encoded by the coding sequence ATGAACATAGTCATCCTTTCACGAAACCCTGAACTCTATTCTACAAGACGACTTGTTGAAGAAGGTGAAAACAGAGGGCATTCCGTTGAAATCATTGATCCTTTAAAATGTGATATTATCATTGAAAAGGAAAAACCAACCATATATTATAAAGATCGTTATCTCGATTACGTTGATGCCGTCATTCCTAGGATCGGAGCATCCATCACCTTTTATGGTTGCGCTGTAGTACGACAGTTTGAAGAAATGGGCGTGTTTACTATTGCACCATCAGATGCCATAACCCGATCTCGTGATAAGTTGAGAAGCTTACAACGCTTAAGCAAAGCCGGAATTGGCATGCCAAAAACCGTATTTACCAATTATTCTAGAGACGTAGAAGAAGTGATTGAGTATGTTGGTGGCACACCTGTAATTATAAAATTGTTGGAAGGTACTCAAGGCCTTGGTGTGGTTTTGGCAGAAACTAAAAATGCAGCGGAATCTGTTTTGGAAGCGTTTAATGGATTGCAAGCTAGAGTCATTGTACAAGAATTTATAAAAGAAGCCAAAGGCGCGGATTTGAGAGCTTTAGTGGTAGATGGACAAGTAGTTGGTGCCATGAAACGCCAAGGTAAGGAAGGCGAGTTTAGATCTAATTTACATCGTGGTGGTTCGGCTAATATTATTAAATTAGATCACGACGAACTTAAGTTGGCAATGAAAGCCGCAAAAGTATTGAAATTGCCAGTTTGTGGTGTCGATATGCTGCAGTCTTCACGAGGTCCATTATTGTTGGAAGTAAATTCTACGCCTGGCCTGGAAGGTATTGAAAATGCCACGCAAAAGAATATTGCAAGGGCAATCATTACTTTTATAGAACGTAGCAAAAATTAA
- a CDS encoding succinylglutamate desuccinylase/aspartoacylase family protein — MKEKDLLHILGKEVALGESAQVSFNVAKLHTQNTIDVPVIIERSKKPGPTILITAGIHGDEVNGVEIVRQIISKGINKPKKGTIICIPVINVFGFIHLDREFPDGRDLNRVFPGIRGGSLASRVAFKLVTEILPHADLVLDFHTGGADRFNASQIRIIKKEKTLDELAKIFGAPFIYYSKNLKKSFRNTCHKLSIPILLFEGGKSFHIDNTITNTAVNGTKRVLHHLGMLNRKFKVSEPKKPCIYIEDSKWIRAKFSGMFKATVSINAEVKKGDDIGNITDPYGSFNHFVKAPNDGYVFNINESPIIYQGDAIFHISTKVTS; from the coding sequence ATGAAAGAAAAAGACCTCCTTCATATATTGGGAAAAGAAGTGGCATTGGGAGAAAGCGCCCAAGTCAGTTTTAATGTGGCAAAATTGCATACACAGAATACGATAGATGTTCCTGTGATTATAGAACGTTCTAAAAAACCGGGTCCAACAATTTTAATTACGGCTGGTATTCATGGTGATGAAGTTAATGGTGTGGAAATTGTTCGTCAGATTATATCCAAAGGGATTAACAAGCCAAAAAAAGGGACTATAATCTGTATACCTGTTATCAATGTGTTTGGGTTTATTCATCTGGATCGTGAGTTTCCCGATGGTCGTGATCTCAATCGTGTATTTCCTGGAATAAGAGGTGGTTCTTTGGCAAGTAGAGTGGCTTTTAAATTGGTTACGGAAATATTACCACATGCCGATTTGGTGTTGGATTTTCATACTGGTGGAGCAGATCGATTTAATGCGTCCCAAATTAGAATCATTAAAAAGGAGAAAACCTTGGACGAATTGGCCAAAATCTTTGGTGCCCCTTTTATTTATTACTCTAAAAATCTTAAAAAATCGTTTAGAAATACCTGCCATAAATTGAGTATCCCTATTCTTTTGTTTGAAGGTGGAAAATCGTTTCATATCGATAATACCATTACCAATACTGCTGTAAATGGTACCAAACGCGTTTTGCATCACTTGGGTATGTTAAACCGAAAATTTAAGGTCTCAGAGCCCAAAAAACCCTGTATTTACATTGAAGATAGCAAATGGATTAGAGCCAAATTTTCAGGAATGTTTAAAGCAACGGTGAGTATCAATGCTGAAGTCAAAAAAGGCGATGATATTGGAAACATTACCGATCCTTATGGTAGCTTCAACCACTTTGTAAAAGCACCAAATGATGGTTATGTCTTTAATATTAATGAATCGCCAATCATCTATCAAGGTGATGCGATTTTTCATATATCAACAAAAGTGACCTCGTGA